A window of the Hordeum vulgare subsp. vulgare chromosome 5H, MorexV3_pseudomolecules_assembly, whole genome shotgun sequence genome harbors these coding sequences:
- the LOC123397215 gene encoding zinc finger A20 and AN1 domain-containing stress-associated protein 7-like — MGLGEGEYESRVVHRASAAGWLSPSELELYGASESPLGGNVAAMDSSATTQKRKCPDKEEPAGMCANGCGFFGAAATGNMCSKCYLDHVTDTAHPMATSTAPPPAKKARMIVAVPSSHDAAASSSSAAAAVDSSVASVKQPPVAASRCAACRKKVGLLGFLCRCEGTFCSVHRYSDKHDCGFDYKTAGQEQIVKHNPIVISDKISRRI; from the exons ATGGGGCTTGGCGAGGGCGAGTACGAGTCGCGCGTCGTGCATCGC GCGTCGGCGGCAGGATGGCTGTCACCGTCGGAGCTGGAGCTATATGGGGCGTCGGAGTCGCCGTTGGGAGGAAAT GTAGCGGCGATGGACTCATCGGCGACGACGCAGAAGCGCAAGTGCCCCGacaaggaggagccggccggcatGTGCGCCAACGGCTGCGGCTTTTTCGGCGCCGCCGCCACCGGCAACATGTGCTCCAAGTGCTACCTGGACCACGTCACCGACACCGCTCACCCCATGGCCACCTCGACCGCGCCTCCTCCGGCGAAGAAGGCCAGGATGATCGTCGCCGTCCCGTCCTCCCATGAtgcggccgcctcctcctcctccgccgccgccgcagttGACTCCTCCGTGGCGTCCGTCAAGCAGCCGCCGGTGGCGGCGAGCCGGTGCGCGGCGTGCCGCAAGAAGGTGGGGCTGCTGGGGTTCCTGTGCCGCTGCGAGGGCACCTTCTGCAGCGTCCACCGCTACTCGGACAAGCATGACTGTGGATTCGACTACAAGACCGCTGGCCAGGAGCAGATCGTCAAGCACAACCCCATCGTGATCTCGGACAAGATTTCCCGAAGGATCTGA
- the LOC123451835 gene encoding basic blue protein-like, with translation MASRQVTLGAMAVVVAVATLLPATASAASYTVGDGSGWDIGIDYHAWASGKKFRVGDTLEFLYSLGEAEHNVVLVDAQSFAACTVPSNAPTLTTGDDTVSLTQAGQWFFICGIEGHCQDGMKLAVNVQ, from the exons ATGGCCTCTCGTCAGGTCACTCTCGGCGCCatggccgtcgtcgtcgccgtggcCACCTTGCTCCCGGCGACGGCCAGCGCGGCGTCGTACACGGTCGGCGACGGCTCCGGGTGGGACATCGGGATCGACTACCACGCCTGGGCCAGCGGCAAGAAGTTCAGAGTCGGCGACACCCTCG AGTTTTTGTACTCGTTGGGGGAGGCCGAGCACAACGTGGTGCTGGTGGATGCGCAGAGCTTCGCGGCGTGCACCGTGCCGAGCAACGCGCCGACGCTGACCACCGGGGACGACACGGTGTCGCTGACACAGGCCGGGCAGTGGTTCTTCATCTGCGGCATCGAGGGCCACTGCCAGGACGGCATGAAGCTCGCCGTCAACGTCCAGTGA
- the LOC123398764 gene encoding peroxidase 2-like, translated as MATASKALVLMAFMAAALCSVSMATGLQHGYYYSSCPKAEDTVRNVVQGMINNDPTMGAAFVRLFFHDCFVRGCDASILLDPTPSNQQTEKTTIPLRGYEAVNKIKAAVEAVCPEVVSCADILAFAARDSVAASGDFTFHMPSGRLDGFQSIADEVFQGIPSPAFHLQELLDNFAAKGLTAEDLVVLSGAHSFGLTHCNFVTPRLYPTVDTTMNATFAAALKKVCPPPRNGGGFISVSNNRVTDPNKLSNQFYHNVASGQVLFTSDQTLMDQTPTTGNKTAVMVADNAANPIAWMVRFAAALVKMGGIEVLTGTDPGQVRKVCFATNSAS; from the exons atggCGACTGCATCCAAGGCTTTGGTGCTCATGGCGTTCATGGCCGCTGCACTGTGCTCTGTGTCCATGGCCACCGGGCTGCAGCACGGCTACTACTACTCGTCTTGCCCGAAAGCGGAGGACACGGTGAGGAACGTCGTGCAAGGCATGATCAACAATGACCCCACCATGGGCGCCGCCTTTGTTCGCCTCTTTTTCCACGACTGCTTTGTCAGG GGTTGTGATGCCTCCATTCTGCTGGACCCGACACCCAGCAACCAACAAACTGAGAAAACAACAATCCCTCTGCGCGGGTACGAGGCCGTGAACAAGATCAAGGCCGCCGTGGAGGCCGTCTGCCCGGAAGTCGTCTCTTGTGCCGACATCCTGGCCTTTGCGGCGCGCGACTCCGTGGCCGCCTCCGGCGACTTCACCTTCCACATGCCATCCGGCCGCCTCGACGGCTTCCAGTCAATCGCAGACGAGGTCTTCCAAGGCATCCCATCCCCGGCGTTTCATCTCCAAGAACTCCTTGACAACTTCGCTGCCAAGGGCCTCACCGCCGAGGACCTGGTGGTGCTCTCCGGCGCGCACTCCTTCGGCCTCACGCACTGCAACTTTGTCACCCCGCGGTTGTACCCCACCGTCGACACCACTATGAATGCCACCTTCGCGGCGGCGCTCAAGAAGGTGTGCCCGCCGCCGAGGAACGGCGGGGGGTTCATCTCCGTGAGCAACAACCGCGTGACGGACCCGAACAAGCTGAGCAACCAGTTCTACCATAACGTGGCCTCTGGGCAAGTGTTGTTCACGTCGGATCAGACGTTGATGGACCAGACACCGACGACCGGCAACAAGACGGCGGTCATGGTAGCTGATAATGCCGCTAACCCCATCGCATGGATGGTCAGGTTCGCGGCGGCTCTGGTGAAGATGGGAGGCATTGAGGTGCTCACCGGGACCGACCCCGGCCAAGTCAGGAAGGTCTGCTTTGCCACCAACAGCGCGAGCTAG